From Pseudorca crassidens isolate mPseCra1 chromosome 15, mPseCra1.hap1, whole genome shotgun sequence, one genomic window encodes:
- the MEPCE gene encoding 7SK snRNA methylphosphate capping enzyme isoform X2 — translation MIEMAAEKEPFLVPAPPPPLKDESGGGGGPTVQPHREAASGELRGGTQRGPGPRAHSAGSPASEAGKESPGAAPTPRGGQSQQQRGGGPQAQSHGEACLSDPPGRAAPPDVGEERRGGGGTELGPPAPPRPRNGYQPHRPPGGGGGKRRNSCNVGGGGGGFKHPAFKRRRRVNSDCDSVLPSNFLLGGNIFDPLNLNSLLDEEVSRALNAETPKSSPLPAKGRDPVEILIPKDITDPLSLNTCTDEAQVVLASPLKTGRKRHRHRGQHHQQQQQQQAAGGNDSHSVLPTAPLTSSLHGEGTPQQQQQHRGQNRDAPEPYELNTAINCRDEVVSPLPSALQGPSGSLSAPPAASVTSASSSSSSRHRKRRRTSSKSEAGARGGGQGPKEKGRGSGGGRHHLHPLPAAGFKKQQCKFQYGNFCKYYGYRNPSCEDGRLRVLKPEWFRGRDVLDLGCNVGHLTLSIACKWGPSRMVGLDIDAQLIHSARQNIRHYLSEELRLPPQTSDGAPGAESEEGTTTVRKRSYFPASLTASRGPIAAPQVPLDGADTSVFPNNVVFVTGNYVLDRDELVEAQKPEYDVVLCLSLTKWVHLNWGDEGLKRMFRRIYRHLHPGGILVLEPQPWSSYGRRKTLTEAIYKNYYRIQLKPEQFSSYLTSPEVGFSSYELVATPHNTSRGFQRPVYLFHKAHSPSH, via the exons ATGATCGAGATGGCGGCGGAGAAGGAGCCGTTTCTGGTgccggccccgccgccgccgcttaAAGATGAGTCGGGCGGAGGGGGCGGCCCCACTGTGCAACCGCACCGAGAGGCAGCCTCCGGGGAGCTCCGCGGCGGAACACAGCGTGGGCCGGGCCCGCGCGCACACTCGGCGGGATCCCCGGCTTCTGAGGCCGGCAAGGAGAGCCCCGGGGCTGCACCCACCCCTCGGGGCGGTCAGTCGCAGCAGCAACGAGGGGGCGGCCCCCAGGCGCAGTCGCACGGGGAGGCCTGCTTGTCGGATCCCCCCGGGAGAGCCGCTCCGCCGGACGTGGGGGAGGAGCGACGGGGAGGGGGCGGAACAGAACTGGGCCCCCCTGCTCCTCCTCGACCCCGTAATGGCTATCAGCCCCACCGGCcccctgggggaggtgggggcaaGAGGAGAAATAGCTGTAATGTAGGGGGAGGTGGTGGAGGCTTCAAACATCCGGCCTTCAAGAGGCGCAGGCGGGTCAATTCGGACTGTGACTCTGTCTTACCCTCCAACTTCCTCCTGGGGGGCAATATCTTTGATCCATTGAACCTGAATAGTCTCCTGGATGAGGAAGTGAGCCGCGCACTCAATGCGGAGACCCCTAAGTCATCCCCACTTCCGGCCAAGGGGCGAGATCCAGTGGAGATCCTCATCCCCAAAGATATTACAGACCCTCTCAGTCTCAATACTTGCACTGATGAGGCCCAAGTAGTCCTTGCTTCGCCACTCAAGACTGGTCGGAAGCGGCATAGACACCGGGGACAgcaccaccagcagcagcagcagcagcaggcagcTGGAGGGAATGATAGCCACTCCGTGCTGCCCACAGCCCCCCTCACTTCCTCACTCCATGGGGAGGGCAccccgcagcagcagcagcagcatagAGGCCAGAACCGGGACGCCCCCGAACCCTATGAACTCAACACAGCCATCAACTGCAGGGATGAGGTCGTGTCTCCCCTTCCATCTGCCCTACAGGGTCCCTCAGGCTCCCTTTCAGCCCCTCCAGCTGCCTCAGTTACCTCTGCATCCTCGTCTTCCTCCTCACGACATCGCAAACGTCGCAGGACTTCCAGCAAGTCAGAGGCAGGGGCTAGGGGTGGAGGCCAGGGTCCCAAGGAAAAGGGCCGAGGGAGTGGGGGAGGCCGCCACCACCTCCACCCACTACCTGCTGCGGGCTTCAAAAAGCAACAGTGCAAGTTCCAGTATGGGAATTTTTGCAAGTACTATGGGTACCGCAATCCTTCCTGTGAGGACGGGCGCCTTCGGGTGTTGAAGCCTGAGTGGTTTCGGGGTCGGGACGTCCTAGATCTGGGCTGCAATGTGGGCCATTTGACCCTGAGCATTGCCTGTAAGTGGGGCCCGTCCCGCATGGTGGGCCTGGATATTGATGCCCAGCTCATCCATTCGGCCCGCCAAAACATCCGACACTACCTGTCCGAAGAGCTGCGTCTGCCACCCCAGACTTCTGACGGGGCCCCAGGAGCAGAGAGTGAGGAAGGGACCACAACCGTCCGAAAGAGAAGCTACTTCCCGGCCTCACTGACGGCCAGCCGGGGTCCCATTGCTGCACCCCAAGTGCCCTTGGATGGAGCAGACACATCCGTCTTCCCCAACAATGTTGTCTTCGTCACG GGTAACTATGTGCTGGATCGAGATGAGCTGGTGGAGGCCCAAAAACCTGAGTATGATGTGGTGCTCTGCCTCAGCCTCACCAAGTGGGTGCATCTCAACTGGGGAGACGAGGGGCTGAAGCGCATGTTTCGTCGAATCTACCGGCACCTACATCCTGGGGGCATCCTGGTCCTGGAGCCCCAGCCTTGGTCATCCTACGGCAGGAGAAAGACTCTCACG GAAGCAATCTACAAGAACTACTATCGAATTCAGCTGAAGCCAGAGCAGTTCAGTTCCTACCTGACATCCCCAGAGGTGGGCTTCTCCAGCTATGAGCTTGTGGCCACACCCCACAACACCTCCAGAG GCTTCCAGCGTCCTGTGTACCTGTTCCACAAGGCCCATTCCCCCAGCCACTAA
- the MEPCE gene encoding 7SK snRNA methylphosphate capping enzyme isoform X1, whose protein sequence is MIEMAAEKEPFLVPAPPPPLKDESGGGGGPTVQPHREAASGELRGGTQRGPGPRAHSAGSPASEAGKESPGAAPTPRGGQSQQQRGGGPQAQSHGEACLSDPPGRAAPPDVGEERRGGGGTELGPPAPPRPRNGYQPHRPPGGGGGKRRNSCNVGGGGGGFKHPAFKRRRRVNSDCDSVLPSNFLLGGNIFDPLNLNSLLDEEVSRALNAETPKSSPLPAKGRDPVEILIPKDITDPLSLNTCTDEAQVVLASPLKTGRKRHRHRGQHHQQQQQQQAAGGNDSHSVLPTAPLTSSLHGEGTPQQQQQHRGQNRDAPEPYELNTAINCRDEVVSPLPSALQGPSGSLSAPPAASVTSASSSSSSRHRKRRRTSSKSEAGARGGGQGPKEKGRGSGGGRHHLHPLPAAGFKKQQCKFQYGNFCKYYGYRNPSCEDGRLRVLKPEWFRGRDVLDLGCNVGHLTLSIACKWGPSRMVGLDIDAQLIHSARQNIRHYLSEELRLPPQTSDGAPGAESEEGTTTVRKRSYFPASLTASRGPIAAPQVPLDGADTSVFPNNVVFVTGNYVLDRDELVEAQKPEYDVVLCLSLTKWVHLNWGDEGLKRMFRRIYRHLHPGGILVLEPQPWSSYGRRKTLTEAIYKNYYRIQLKPEQFSSYLTSPEVGFSSYELVATPHNTSRVSSPGSAEKAFPVLLPQPLPYTSGT, encoded by the exons ATGATCGAGATGGCGGCGGAGAAGGAGCCGTTTCTGGTgccggccccgccgccgccgcttaAAGATGAGTCGGGCGGAGGGGGCGGCCCCACTGTGCAACCGCACCGAGAGGCAGCCTCCGGGGAGCTCCGCGGCGGAACACAGCGTGGGCCGGGCCCGCGCGCACACTCGGCGGGATCCCCGGCTTCTGAGGCCGGCAAGGAGAGCCCCGGGGCTGCACCCACCCCTCGGGGCGGTCAGTCGCAGCAGCAACGAGGGGGCGGCCCCCAGGCGCAGTCGCACGGGGAGGCCTGCTTGTCGGATCCCCCCGGGAGAGCCGCTCCGCCGGACGTGGGGGAGGAGCGACGGGGAGGGGGCGGAACAGAACTGGGCCCCCCTGCTCCTCCTCGACCCCGTAATGGCTATCAGCCCCACCGGCcccctgggggaggtgggggcaaGAGGAGAAATAGCTGTAATGTAGGGGGAGGTGGTGGAGGCTTCAAACATCCGGCCTTCAAGAGGCGCAGGCGGGTCAATTCGGACTGTGACTCTGTCTTACCCTCCAACTTCCTCCTGGGGGGCAATATCTTTGATCCATTGAACCTGAATAGTCTCCTGGATGAGGAAGTGAGCCGCGCACTCAATGCGGAGACCCCTAAGTCATCCCCACTTCCGGCCAAGGGGCGAGATCCAGTGGAGATCCTCATCCCCAAAGATATTACAGACCCTCTCAGTCTCAATACTTGCACTGATGAGGCCCAAGTAGTCCTTGCTTCGCCACTCAAGACTGGTCGGAAGCGGCATAGACACCGGGGACAgcaccaccagcagcagcagcagcagcaggcagcTGGAGGGAATGATAGCCACTCCGTGCTGCCCACAGCCCCCCTCACTTCCTCACTCCATGGGGAGGGCAccccgcagcagcagcagcagcatagAGGCCAGAACCGGGACGCCCCCGAACCCTATGAACTCAACACAGCCATCAACTGCAGGGATGAGGTCGTGTCTCCCCTTCCATCTGCCCTACAGGGTCCCTCAGGCTCCCTTTCAGCCCCTCCAGCTGCCTCAGTTACCTCTGCATCCTCGTCTTCCTCCTCACGACATCGCAAACGTCGCAGGACTTCCAGCAAGTCAGAGGCAGGGGCTAGGGGTGGAGGCCAGGGTCCCAAGGAAAAGGGCCGAGGGAGTGGGGGAGGCCGCCACCACCTCCACCCACTACCTGCTGCGGGCTTCAAAAAGCAACAGTGCAAGTTCCAGTATGGGAATTTTTGCAAGTACTATGGGTACCGCAATCCTTCCTGTGAGGACGGGCGCCTTCGGGTGTTGAAGCCTGAGTGGTTTCGGGGTCGGGACGTCCTAGATCTGGGCTGCAATGTGGGCCATTTGACCCTGAGCATTGCCTGTAAGTGGGGCCCGTCCCGCATGGTGGGCCTGGATATTGATGCCCAGCTCATCCATTCGGCCCGCCAAAACATCCGACACTACCTGTCCGAAGAGCTGCGTCTGCCACCCCAGACTTCTGACGGGGCCCCAGGAGCAGAGAGTGAGGAAGGGACCACAACCGTCCGAAAGAGAAGCTACTTCCCGGCCTCACTGACGGCCAGCCGGGGTCCCATTGCTGCACCCCAAGTGCCCTTGGATGGAGCAGACACATCCGTCTTCCCCAACAATGTTGTCTTCGTCACG GGTAACTATGTGCTGGATCGAGATGAGCTGGTGGAGGCCCAAAAACCTGAGTATGATGTGGTGCTCTGCCTCAGCCTCACCAAGTGGGTGCATCTCAACTGGGGAGACGAGGGGCTGAAGCGCATGTTTCGTCGAATCTACCGGCACCTACATCCTGGGGGCATCCTGGTCCTGGAGCCCCAGCCTTGGTCATCCTACGGCAGGAGAAAGACTCTCACG GAAGCAATCTACAAGAACTACTATCGAATTCAGCTGAAGCCAGAGCAGTTCAGTTCCTACCTGACATCCCCAGAGGTGGGCTTCTCCAGCTATGAGCTTGTGGCCACACCCCACAACACCTCCAGAG TTTCCTCTCCTGGAtctgcagagaaagcttttcctGTGTTGCTGCCCCAGCCTCTTCCCTACACCTCTGGCACCTAA
- the PPP1R35 gene encoding protein phosphatase 1 regulatory subunit 35: MMGCEEPELESVEGGEAVADPGPLPEPRAPVPGAPVPEPGLDLSLSLSPLSESPGRGRSNCSPGRRKGRADRRGGARKGRQVRFRLAPPSPVRSQPPPAATAPSEKLAAPQDLGTPVQQSSLALSFELQAARAAAGGQFDAAKAVEEQLRKSFQTRCSLEESVAEGLNVPRSKRLFRDLVSLQVPEEQVLNAALREKLALLPPQARAPPPKEPSGPGPDMTILCDPETLFYESPHLTLEGLPPLRLQLRPRPSEDTFLMHRTLRRWEA; this comes from the exons ATGATGGGCTGTGAGGAGCCAGAGCTGGAGTCGGTGGAAGGGGGAGAGGCCGTGGCTGACCCAGGGCCACTCCCAGAACCCCGAGCCCCCGTGCCCGGAGCCCCCGTGCCGGAGCCCGGCCTGGACCTGAGCCTAAGTCTGAGCCCTCTGTCCGAGAGCCCCGGGCGCGGGCGGTCCAACTGCAGCCCGGGACGGCGGAAGGGGCGGGCGGACCGGCGGGGCGGGGCCCGCAAGGGGCGGCAG GTCCGCTTCCGCCTGGCGCCGCCCTCCCCGGTACGGTCCCAGCCGCCGCCGGCCGCCACCGCACCGAGCGAGAAGCTCGCGGCGCCGCAGGACCTGGGGACGCCCGTGCAGCAGAGCAGCCTGGCCCTGAGCTTCGAGCTGCAGGCCGCGCGGGCCGCAGCCGGGGGCCAGTTCGATGCCGCGAAGGCCGTGGAAGAACAGCTGAGAAAGTCGTTCCAGACCCGCTGTAGCCTGGAAGAGAGCGTGGCCGAGG GGCTGAACGTGCCGCGCTCCAAGCGGCTCTTCCGAGACCTGGTGAGCCTGCAGGTGCCCGAGGAACAGGTTCTGAACGCCGCGCTGAGGGAGAAACTGGCGCtcctgccgccgcaggcccgagCCCCGCCTCCAAAG GAGCCATCTGGGCCAGGGCCAGACATGACCATTTTGTGTGATCCAGAAACATTATTTTATGAATCTCCACACCTGACCCTGGAAGGTCTGCCCCCTCTCCGGCTTCAACTCCGGCCCCGCCCTTCAGAGGATACCTTCCTTATGCATCGGACACTGAGGCGATGGGAAGCGTAG
- the LOC137206717 gene encoding sperm acrosome developmental regulator isoform X2: MAVVLRFFRWIWRKISHSVFFWKHKAKSTIAEFTDSKKNELKEKELELKELKEKEKELKENELKEKTSKVSETFKLVESPKEAKVSKMDVSSKAADPCVLAKTTTDGAAVEVGHGPRSLLQLLRTAVKSVSTLMVSALQSGWQMCSWKSSVSSTSVTSQMKTGSPLESRGTEMLQEVYLVLWAVRKRLQRLARRQERQRRRHIRAHICPQPDPVQGLRQDSQSPL, encoded by the exons ATGGCCGTGGTCCTGAGGTTCTTCCGATGGATTTGGCGCAAGATTAGTCACTCG GTCTTCTTCTGGAAACACAAAGCTAAGTCAACCATCGCAGAATTCACTGACTCCAAGAAAAATGAGTTGAAGGAGAAGGAGTTGGAGTTGAAGGAgttgaaggagaaggagaaggagttgAAGGAGAATGAGTTGAAGGAGAAGACTTCCAAGGTGTCTGAGACTTTCAAGTTGGTTGAGTCCCCCAAGGAGGCTAAGGTCTCCAAGATGGATGTGTCCTCCAAGGCGGCTGACCCCTGCGTGTTGGCCAAGACCACCACGGATGGGGCTGCGGTGGAGGTGGGCCATGGGCCGAGATCGCTGTTGCAGCTGCTCCGGACTGCCGTCAAATCTGTCTCCACGCTCATGGTCTCCGCCCTGCAGTCTGGCTGGCAGATGTGCAGCTGGAAG TCATCTGTGAGTTCTACCTCAGTCACCTCCCAAATGAAGACCGGGTCCCCTTTGGAGTCGAGAGGGACTGAGATGCTGCAGGAAGTGTACCTGGTGCTGTGGGCCGTTCGGAAACGACTGCAGCGGCTGGCCCGCAGGCAGGAGAGGCAGCGACGGCGCCACATCCGGGCCCACATCTGTCCCCAACCTGACCCAGTTCAGGGCTTGAGACAGGATTCCCAGAGTCCCCTCTAG